The following proteins come from a genomic window of Winogradskyella sp. PC-19:
- a CDS encoding vWA domain-containing protein → MQEKKKKTGFVFKTYEAPHQSPFDKLFEIFKELITYTSGDFDEAIDWLRQLDKEYELTTPDYSIDDFIEDLKNKGYIREEIDPTGQGDGEGDGKGRLTITAKTERAIRQQALDHIFGKIKRSGAGNHKSKGVGLGDEHTGDFRAYQFGDALDKVSMTESLRNAQVNNGIGDFNLTEDDLVVEETLHKSQMSTVLMIDISHSMILYGEDRITPAKKVAMALSELITTRYPKDSIEILVFGNDAWPIKIKDLPYLKVGPYHTNTVAGLQLAMDMLRRKRNTNKQIFMITDGKPSCLRLPDGQYYKNSNGLDPYITNKCYAMAQQARRLHIPITTFMIAEDPYLMQFVREFTQANRGKAFYTGLKGLGEMIFEDYENNRKKRIKG, encoded by the coding sequence ATGCAGGAAAAAAAGAAAAAAACGGGCTTTGTATTTAAAACATACGAAGCGCCACATCAGTCACCTTTTGACAAGCTTTTTGAAATTTTTAAAGAGTTAATCACTTATACTTCAGGTGATTTTGACGAAGCTATTGATTGGTTACGTCAATTGGATAAAGAATATGAATTAACTACGCCAGATTATAGTATTGATGATTTTATTGAAGATTTAAAGAACAAAGGTTATATCCGCGAAGAAATTGACCCTACTGGTCAAGGCGATGGAGAAGGCGATGGAAAGGGTAGATTAACAATTACTGCTAAAACAGAACGCGCTATCCGACAACAAGCGCTAGATCATATTTTTGGTAAAATAAAACGAAGTGGTGCAGGCAATCATAAAAGTAAAGGTGTTGGCTTAGGAGATGAACATACTGGCGATTTTAGAGCGTATCAGTTTGGAGATGCTTTAGATAAAGTATCAATGACTGAAAGTTTACGAAATGCTCAAGTTAACAATGGAATAGGAGATTTTAATCTTACTGAAGACGATTTGGTTGTTGAAGAAACACTTCATAAAAGCCAGATGAGTACGGTTTTGATGATTGACATCAGCCATAGTATGATTTTATATGGCGAAGACCGTATTACGCCAGCAAAGAAAGTTGCTATGGCGTTGTCAGAATTGATAACCACACGTTACCCTAAAGACTCTATTGAGATTCTAGTTTTTGGGAACGATGCTTGGCCAATTAAAATTAAGGATTTGCCATATCTCAAAGTTGGACCATATCACACAAATACAGTTGCAGGTTTACAATTAGCTATGGATATGCTTCGACGTAAGCGAAACACCAATAAGCAAATTTTTATGATAACTGATGGTAAACCAAGTTGTTTGCGTTTGCCTGATGGTCAATATTATAAAAATAGTAATGGGCTAGACCCATACATCACTAACAAGTGTTATGCTATGGCGCAACAAGCGAGGCGTTTACACATTCCAATTACCACATTTATGATTGCAGAAGACCCATATTTGATGCAATTTGTGCGTGAGTTTACCCAAGCCAATAGAGGTAAA